One part of the Thermococcus radiotolerans genome encodes these proteins:
- a CDS encoding PIN domain-containing protein, with translation MEKALYDTNVLIDAAKSGKPLNGYTTVLNVVEFPRALELGLTVITPSLEDYLLAIKISQAMVRKGTPVPAVDAIVAAVAMNRELTLVTKDKHFEWINEEFKELRLQSI, from the coding sequence ATGGAAAAGGCTCTCTACGACACCAACGTCCTGATAGACGCGGCAAAATCCGGAAAACCCCTCAACGGATACACCACGGTCCTCAACGTCGTGGAGTTTCCGAGGGCGCTCGAGCTTGGACTAACGGTGATAACGCCGAGCCTCGAAGACTACCTGCTCGCAATCAAGATATCTCAGGCGATGGTCAGGAAAGGAACGCCCGTTCCCGCGGTTGATGCCATCGTCGCAGCGGTTGCAATGAATCGGGAGCTAACGCTCGTCACGAAGGACAAACACTTTGAGTGGATAAATGAAGAATTCAAGGAGCTGAGGCTCCAGAGCATATAA